One Drosophila santomea strain STO CAGO 1482 chromosome X, Prin_Dsan_1.1, whole genome shotgun sequence DNA segment encodes these proteins:
- the LOC120454995 gene encoding neurobeachin isoform X6 encodes MDSLERLMRAAPLPRMLTSGVVATAAAAAAAAAGKGMVSVGGGGATALAAGGGQQRALVHASLAAATVGRKGRHLTGTFCLTGDTMEGIIQCLVFLKAFSLVGGEFDMELNFVIQDAQNIKHMLELLDHCPPNLQAEIWSVFIAILRKSVRNLQACTDVGLIEHVLVRLQRSETVVADLLIEMLGVLASYSITVKELKLLFGTMKATNGKWPRHSAKLLNVLRQMPHRNGPDVFFSFPGRKGSAMVLPPLAKWPYENGFTFTTWFRLDPINSVNIEREKPYLYCFKTSKGVGYTAHFVGNCLVLTSMKVKGKGFQHCVKYEFQPRKWYMIAIVYIYNRWTKSEIKCLVNGQLASSTEMAWFVSTNDPFDKCYIGATPELDEERVFCGQMSAIYLFSEALTTQQICAMHRLGPGYKSQFRFDNECYLNLPDNHKRVSHFQLLPATLGASAMSGGSGSGTGSGSGNDASAAATAAVAAGQQQQLQLQFQILAAEQEARAIDWSDEKLDLNAAFVKIRAVLTARNALTLAGSSSSTSGTAAVANAAAAAGTGGGTTVAVASAAAAATQNENDAAAVQQQHATHHHATATSGSADDPLGHLPTGNASSFEQLRRMSSVSSLNSMVGTADTEEVNQLKAVLYDGKLSNAIVFMYNPVATDGQLCLQSSPKGNVSYFVHTPHALMLQDVKAVVTHSIHCTLNSIGGIQVLFPLFSQLDMAHEGLGDIKRDPTLCSKLLGFICELVETSQTVQQHMIQNRGFLVISFMLQRSSREHLTLEVLGSFLNLTKYLVTCLSANSDLLLKQFYQLFCFSFLTWQLLDHVLFNPALWIYTPANVQARLYSYLATEFLSDTQIYSNVRRVSTVLQTVHTLKYYYWVVNPRAKSGIIPKGLDGPRPAQKDILAIRAYILLFLKQLIMIGNGVKEDELQSILNYLTTMHEDENLHDVLQMLISLMSEHPSSMVPAFDVKHGVRSIFKLLAAESQLIRLQALKLLGFFLSRSTHKRKYDVMSPHNLYTLLAERLLLYEESLSLPTYNVLYEIMTEHISQQILYTRHPEPESHYRLENPMILKVVATLIRQSKQTESLIDVKKLFLQDMTLLCNSNRENRRTVLQMSVWQEWLIAMAYIHPKSSEEQKISDMVYSLFRMLLHHAIKHEYGGWRVWVDTLAIVHSKVSYEEFKLQFAQMYEHYERQRTDNITDPALRQARPISTISGWEREELHQQQNGGSAAAVGPNQTAAVKGAVSIASLEDVPPVVEEEVEELELEEVEIQEGPITEEAEPKSVIANISDVYNEQLKTDATCNGNLEDVKEEELVQQQVEDLEKQPEQSISLGALRETLQLGDDMDVEELELATAKDALNAEQHVARVLQASEAALNDCKMAVDDVLQESSSVLKDEEIELAVNEVVQGVLNNEKKTQSQDKDNKEQSVEQDVNVSLLNSKNLLNNNNNNNNNSPSPTPTTATATTTAVTEAETEVNANEIVSSTEAPKAETETSVTPEVETPEMAKPSPIVPSPVLATNQKTEDAANKLNNNEKLAEINASPEPSIVVETSKADLLQLSDCETKPNKDTEAEDSVALAVRDIVEQLIDKVIDATEAESASDTKTETNNNEIPKEEKQTSAEPKEVESPESLAAAAEEIVQEVVEAALVMVQEESTPEEPEKNVKPQEKENEKEEFLFQLEPASTEVQEPAIVEDRKKPEDPKAQSSLEPKTPNLEEPKPKETEQQKSLEVAEELPQKPEEQAVAIVNQVLDTLVDDTVKAVAAEQTTQTSPAPEEQSPQILVMESPATSVRVKPTEVDSTTQTTPKNEAGSNLLVEQVQQVLQEDDAQQSAGMAIEDEEYSNQQAAAAVENANSSQLETNHYGPGNPESKQQQQRTKSGSTRPMFSPGPTRPPFRIPEFKWSYIHQRLLSDVLFSLETDIQVWRSHSTKSVLDFVNSSENAIFVVNTVHLISQLADNLIIACGGLLPLLASATSPNSELDVLEPTQGMPLEVAVSFLQRLVNMADVLIFATSLNFGELEAEKNMSSGGILRQCLRLVCTCAVRNCLECKERTRYNVGAMARDVPGAAHLQALIRGAQASPKNIVESITGQLSPVKDPEKLLQDMDVNRLRAVIYRDVEETKQAQFLSLAIVYFISVLMVSKYRDILEPPAEPQIQRQSPVLQRTAGGEAASARPLFPQWSHHVYPQFLPESHQNHNSNMQHQQQQQQQQQQQQQQQQQQQQQQHYYQQQQQQQVAHNHSHHHMTAAYYQQQQQQQQQHQQVAAGQQQHSPTPLATHSTSSSASSTATSQPASSSSLSSLASQSQQQSHRQLHKQQQQQQPHYHPHQPHYGLINGHQQHPQLNGKHYTENGSTAGYYPHSHPHPHGGYMRNGDASTVQQNGISDYQAVGLMNGHGSGGTGNNNNSSIMNNMRNLRNGGPNSSSSPLGNHQGIPGVATSGAVNANAAVGVGVGMSGAVGVGMGGVAGGLDGGVAYKTSAINNNYRYNGRNASAGTGGRQIQDSDYEIIVVDENNPSVLADNDSHSSGPPSIKSVDSDVGSLNMNSTENEVPEVESSSEILIDDHKPSHSNDESWTDVNLNEDAAVQAASAGIVVGLVDNGGNVIAEKHDPSHHNQQQQQQQAGIMGQQQQHGSLGHSERGDKPDSEISVVRVPDGYGGAGSSGVNSGQGQGVPSNQRPRPEELPMKAPALVAQLPLTTPSREASLTQKLEIALGPVCPLLREIMVDFAPFLSKTLVGSHGQELLMEGKGLTTFKNSHSVVELVMLLCSQEWQNSLQKHAGLAFIELINEGRLLSHAMKDHIVRVANEAEFILNRMRADDVLKHADFESQCAQTLLERREEERMCDHLITAARRRDNVIASRLLEKVRNIMCNRHGAWGDSSSTSSGGAIVGAVQKSPYWKLDAWEDDARRRKRMVQNPRGSSHPQATLKAALENGGPEDAILQTRDEFHTQIAVSRSHPSGQHNGELLDDAELLIEDRELDLDLTGPVNISTKARLIAPGLVAPGTVSITSTEMFFEVDEEHPEFQKIDGEVLKYCDHLHGKWYFSEVRAIFSRRYLLQNVALEIFLASRTSILFAFPDQHTVKKVIKALPRVGVGIKYGIPQTRRASMMSPRQLMRNSNMTQKWQRREISNFEYLMFLNTIAGRTYNDLNQYPIFPWVLTNYESKDLDLSLPSNYRDLSKPIGALNPSRRAYFEERYESWDSDTIPPFHYGTHYSTAAFTLNWLVRVEPFTTMFLALQGGKFDYPDRLFSSVSLSWKNCQRDTSDVKELIPEWYFLPEMFYNSSGYRLGHREDGALVDDIELPPWAKSPEEFVRINRMALESEFVSCQLHQWIDLIFGYKQRGPEAIRATNVFYYLTYEGSVDLDGVLDPVMREAVENQIRNFGQTPSQLLMEPHPPRSSAMHLSPMMFSAMPEDLCQMLKFYQNSPVIHISANTYPQLSLPSVVTVTAGHQFAVNRWNCNYTASVQSPSYAESPQSPGSNQPLTIDPVLAVHGTNNNSNAASRRHLGDNFSQMLKIRSNCFVTTVDSRFLIACGFWDNSFRVFATETAKIVQIVFGHFGVVTCMARSECNITSDCYIASGSADCTVLLWHWNARTQSIVGEGDVPTPRATLTGHEQAVTSVVISAELGLVVSGSSNGPVLIHTTFGDLLRSLDPPAEFHSPELITMSREGFIVINYDKGNVAAYTINGKKLRHETHNDNLQCMLLSRDGEYLMTAGDRGIVEVWRTFNLAPLYAFPACNAGIRSLALTHDQKYLLAGLSTGSIIVFHIDFNRWHHEYQQRY; translated from the exons GCCATGGTCCTGCCTCCACTGGCCAAATGGCCCTATGAGAACGGATTCACCTTCACCACCTGGTTCCGCCTGGATCCCATCAATTCGGTGAATATCGAACGGGAGAAGCCCTACCTCTACTG TTTCAAGACATCAAAGGGCGTGGGCTATACGGCGCATTTTGTGGGCAATTGCCTCGTCCTCACCTCGATGAAGGTCAAGGGCAAGGGCTTTCAACATTGTGTCAAATACGAGTTCCAGCCACGAAAG TGGTACATGATTGCCATAGTGTATATATACAATCGTTGGACGAAAAGCGAAATCAAGTGCCTCGTTAATGGACAGCTGGCCTCTTCAACGGAGATGGCCTGGTTTGTTTCCACAAACGAT CCCTTTGACAAGTGCTACATTGGAGCCACCCCCGAGTTGGACGAGGAGCGCGTCTTCTGTGGCCAAATGTCGGCGATCTACCTTTTCAGCGAGGCACTGACCACGCAGCAAATCTGCGCGATGCATCGCCTGGGTCCCGGCTACAAG TCGCAGTTCCGATTCGACAACGAGTGCTATCTGAATCTGCCGGACAATCACAAGCGGGTGAGTCACTTTCAACTTCTGCCAGCGACCTTGGGGGCGTCAGCAATGTCGGGCGGCAGTGGGAGTGGCACCGGAAGCGGTAGCGGCAACGATGCATCAGCTGCAGCGACAGCGGCTGTTGCCGCCggtcagcaacaacaattgcagctgcaattCCAAATTCTGGCCGCCGAGCAAGAGGCGCGTGCCATCGATTGGTCCGATGAGAAGCTCGATTTGAATGCGGCTTTTGTGAAAATTCGAGCGGTTCTCACCGCCCGCAATGCACTGACCTTGgctggcagcagcagcagcactagTGGCACTGCTGCAGTAGCCAATGCCGCGGCAGCAGCGGGAACGGGAGGAGGAACAACTGTTGCAGTAGCAtctgcagcggcagctgcaACACAAAATGAGAATGATGCAGCAGCggttcagcagcagcatgcaACACATCACCATGCCACAGCAACATCTGGCAGTGCGGACGATCCGCTCGGCCATTTGCCCACTGGAAATGCTTCTTCTTTTG AGCAACTCCGTCGAATGTCTAGTGTGAGCAGCTTGAACTCAATGGTCGGAACCGCTGACACTGAGGAGGTCAACCAGCTGAAAGCT GTGCTGTACGATGGCAAACTATCGAATGCCATTGTGTTCATGTACAATCCGGTGGCCACCGATGGTCAGTTGTGTCTGCAGTCGTCGCCCAAGGGAAACGTTTCATATTTCGTGCACACGCCGCATGCGCTGATGTTGCAG GATGTGAAGGCCGTGGTCACGCACTCGATACACTGCACCCTCAATTCGATTGGCGGCATCCAGGTGCTATTCCCGCTTTTCTCGCAGCTGGACATGGCCCACGAGGGTCTGGGGGACATTAAGCGGGATCCCACGCTGTG CTCCAAGCTGCTGGGCTTCATCTGTGAACTGGTGGAAACTTCGCAGACGGTGCAGCAGCACATGATCCAGAACCGGGGCTTCCTGGTCATCTCGTTCATGCTGCAGCGCTCCTCCCGCGAACACCTGACTCTGGAAGTACTTGGATCCTTCCTGAATCTGACCAAGTATCTCGTCACCTGCCTGTCGGCCAACAGTGATCTGCTGCTCAAACAG TTCTACCAG TTGTTCTGTTTCTCATTTCTCACGTGGCAGCTACTGGACCACGTCCTCTTCAATCCAGCCCTATGGATATACACACCCGCCAATGTCCAGGCACGACTGTACTCCTACTTGGCCACCGAGTTCCTCTCGGACACGCAGATCTACAGCAATGTGAGGAGGGTCAGCACGGTCCTACAGACAGTGCACACCCTGAAGTACTACTACTGGGTGGTCAATCCGCGGGCTAAGAGCGGCATCATTCCCAAGGGACTGG ATGGACCTCGTCCGGCTCAAAAGGACATTCTGGCCATCCGGGCCTACATCCTGCTGTTCCTGAAGCAGCTCATCATGATCGGCAATGGCGTGAAGGAGGACGAGCTGCAGAGCATACTCAACTATCTGACCACCATGCACGAG GACGAGAATCTACATGACGTGCTGCAGATGCTCATCTCGCTGATGTCGGAGCATCCCAGCTCCATGGTACCTGCCTTTGATGTGAAGCACGGCGTGCGCAGCATCTTCAAGTTGCTGGCGGCCGAAAGTCAGTTGATTCGGTTGCAGGCCCTCAAACTACTGGGCTTCTTCCTTTCCCGCAGCACCCACAA ACGCAAGTACGATGTAATGTCGCCACACAATCTGTACACCCTCTTAGCGGAGCGACTGCTTCTCTATGAGGAATCGCTATCCCTGCCCACATACAATGTTCTTTACGAGATCATGACGGAGCACATCTCGCAGCAGATTCTGTACACACGGCATCCGGAACCAGAGAGTCACTACCGACTGGAGAATCCAA TGATCCTCAAGGTGGTGGCCACCCTGATCCGGCAATCAAAGCAAACGGAATCCCTGATCGACGTGAAAAAGCTGTTCCTGCAGGATATGACCCTGTTGTGCAATAGCAATCGGGAGAATCGGCGCACCGTGCTCCAGATGTCCGTGTGGCAGGAGTGGCTCATTGCGATGGCCTACATTCATCCAAAGAGCAGCGAAGAGCAGAAGATAAGCGACATGGTGTACTCTCTGTTCCGCATGCTGCTTCACCATGCCATCAAGCATGAATACGGCGGCTGGAGAGTTTGGGTTGACACCCTTGCAATCGTTCACTCCAAGGTATCTTACGAGGAGTTTAAACTCCAGTTTGCCCAGATGTACGAGCACTACGAGCGCCAGCGAACGGATAATATCACCGATCCTGCCCTGCGTCAGGCTAGACCCATCAGCACGATCAGCGGTTGGGAGCGAGAGGAgctgcatcagcagcagaaCGGTGGATCTGCTGCAGCAGTGGGTCCCAATCAAACGGCAGCGGTCAAGGGAGCTGTTTCCATTGCCTCTCTGGAAGATGTGCCTCCGGTGGTTGAGGAAGAGGTGgaggaactggagctggaggaagTGGAGATCCAAGAGGGTCCCATAACCGAAGAAGCCGAACCGAAATCGGTGATAGCCAACATTTCCGACGTCTACAACGAGCAGCTCAAAACCGATGCCACGTGCAATGGTAACTTGGAGGATGTCAAAGAGGAGGAGCTTGTCCAACAGCAAGTCGAAGACCTGGAGAAGCAACCAGAGCAATCCATTTCCTTGGGAGCACTCAGGGAAACCCTACAACTTGGTGATGACATGGATGTTGAGGAACTGGAGCTGGCTACCGCCAAGGATGCCCTCAATGCGGAACAGCACGTGGCGCGAGTTCTCCAGGCTTCCGAAGCGGCACTTAACGATTGCAAAATGGCAGTTGATGATGTTCTGCAGGAGTCATCCTCCGTCCTCAAGGACGAAGAGATCGAACTGGCCGTCAACGAGGTGGTTCAGGGTGTGCTCAACAATGAGAAGAAAACCCAATCCCAAGACAAGGATAACAAGGAACAGTCGGTCGAGCAGGATGTAAATGTTAGCTTGCTGAACAGCAAGAATCTGctcaacaataataataataacaataacaacagtCCTAGTCCAACGCCCACAACAGCGACTGCGACTACGACGGCGGTGacggaagcggaaacggaGGTCAATGCTAATGAGATCGTGAGCAGCACAGAGGCGCCCAaggcggaaacggaaacgagCGTAACACCGGAAGTTGAAACCCCAGAAATGGCCAAGCCAAGCCCCATTGTCCCCAGCCCCGTATTAGCAACCAATCAAAAGACTGAAGATGCAGCCAACAAGCTGAACAACAACGAGAAGCTGGCAGAGATCAACGCCAGTCCCGAGCCATCCATTGTCGTGGAAACATCAAAAGCTGATCTTCTTCAGCTTTCCGATTGCGAAACCAAACCGAATAAGGACACCGAAGCGGAGGATTCCGTTGCGCTGGCTGTCAGAGATATTGTCGAGCAACTCATCGACAAGGTCATCGATGCCACGGAAGCGGAATCGGCTAGCGACACCAAAACGGAGACTAACAATAATGAGATACCCAAGGAGGAGAAACAGACTTCAGCGGAGCCCAAGGAAGTGGAAAGTCCAGAGAGTTTGGCTGCTGCCGCCGAGGAAATTGTCCAAGAGGTAGTGGAAGCAGCTCTCGTAATGGTCCAAGAGGAGAGCACTCCAGAGGAACCAGAAAAGAATGTGAAACCccaagaaaaggaaaatgagAAGGAAGAGTTTCTTTTCCAGCTGGAGCCAGCGTCTACTGAGGTTCAAGAACCAGCCATTGTAGAAGATCGAAAGAAACCAGAAGATCCTAAAGCCCAGAGCTCTTTGGAACCAAAGACCCCGAACCTTGAAGAACCTAAACCCAAGGAAACTGAGCAGCAGAAGTCCCTGGAGGTCGCCGAAGAACTACCTCAGAAACCGGAGGAGCAGGCTGTGGCCATTGTTAACCAAGTCCTGGACACTTTGGTGGACGATACCGTCAAGGCCGTGGCAGCGGAGCAAACCACTCAAACATCGCCAGCCCCCGAAGAGCAATCGCCGCAAATACTGGTCATGGAATCTCCAGCTACGTCGGTGCGGGTCAAACCCACTGAGGTGGATTCCACCACCCAGACTACGCCGAAGAACGAGGCCGGATCCAATCTATTGGTTGAGCAGGTGCAACAAGTGCTCCAGGAGGACGACGCCCAACAATCAGCTGGCATGGCCATCGAAGATGAGGAGTACTCTAATCAGCAGGCAGCAGCGGCAGTTGAAAATGCCAATAGCAGCCAATTGGAGACCAATCATTATGGTCCCGGTAATCCAGAATccaagcaacagcaacagcgcaCCAAATCAGGATCGACCCGACCCATGTTCAGTCCGGGACCTACACGTCCGCCCTTCCGGATACCGGAATTCAAGTGGTCCTACATCCATCAGCGACTGCTCAGCGATGTCCTCTTCTCTCTGGAAACGGACATTCAGGTGTGGCGCAGTCATTCAACCAAAAGCGTCCTGGACTTTGTCAACTCCAGCGAGAATGCCATTTTTGTGGTAAACACGGTGCATTTGATATCGCAACTAGCGGACAACCTGATTATCGCCTGTGGAGGATTGCTGCCTCTTCTGGCCAGCGCCACATCACCCAAT TCCGAATTGGATGTGCTGGAGCCCACGCAAGGTATGCCTTTGGAGGTGGCCGTGTCCTTCCTGCAGCGTCTGGTCAACATGGCGGATGTCCTGATCTTTGCCACATCCCTGAACTTCGGCGAGTTGGAGGCGGAGAAGAACATGTCCAGTGGCGGCATCCTGCGTCAGTGCCTGCGATTGGTTTGCACTTGTGCGGTGAGGAATTGCTTGGAGTGCAAGGAGCGTACGCGCTACAATGTGGGCGCTATGGCGAGAGATGTCCCGGGTGCAGCCCATTTGCAGGCCCTCATCCGCGGAGCTCAGGCATCGCCCAAG AACATTGTCGAGTCAATCACTGGTCAATTATCGCCTGTCAAGGATCCCGAGAAGCTGCTCCAGGACATGGACGTCAATCGCCTGCGCGCAGTCATTTATCGCGATGTG GAGGAGACCAAGCAAGCGCAGTTCCTGTCGCTGGCAATAGTGTACTTCATATCGGTGCTGATGGTGTCCAAGTATCGTGATATTCTGGAGCCTCCGGCAGAGCCCCAGATCCAGCGTCAATCGCCAGTGCTGCAACGCACGGCAGGCGGCG AAGCCGCCAGTGCGCGTCCTTTGTTCCCCCAATGGTCGCATCATGTTTACCCGCAATTCCTGCCCGAATCGCACCAGAatcacaacagcaacatgcaacaccagcagcagcagcagcagcagcagcagcagcagcagcagcagcagcagcagcaacagcaacagcaacactactaccagcaacagcagcaacagcaggttGCCCACAATCATAGCCATCATCACATGACTGCCGCTTActaccaacagcagcaacagcaacagcagcagcaccagcaagTTGCAGCaggccagcagcaacattcgCCCACTCCTTTGGCCACACATTCGACCAGCTCCTCGGCTAGTTCCACGGCCACATCTCAGCCAGCGTCGAGTTCCTCGCTCTCCAGCCTGGCATCCCAAAGTCAGCAGCAATCGCATCGCCAGTTGcacaagcagcaacagcagcagcagccacattACCATCCACATCAGCCTCACTATGGATTGATCAACGGCCATCAGCAGCATCCGCAGCTAAATGGTAAACATTATACCGAAAATGGATCGACAGCGGGATACtatccgcattcgcatccacatccgcatgGTGGTTATATGCGAAATGGAGATGCATCCACTGTGCAGCAGAATGGTATTTCGGACTATCAGGCAGTGGGTCTGATGAATGGTCATGGCTCCGGTGGAACGGGCAATAACAATAACTCCAGTATAATGAACAACATGCGAAATCTGCGAAATGGCGGACCTAACTCATCATCTTCGCCACTGGGAAACCATCAAGGAATCCCAGGTGTTGCAACATCGGGAGCTGTTAATGCAAatgctgctgttggtgttggtgttggcaTGAGCGGAGCCGTGGGTGTGGGcatggggggcgtggcagggggcTTGGATGGAGGCGTGGCCTACAAGACGAGcgccataaataataattaccGCTACAATGGACGCAACGCATCCGCTGGAACAG GTGGTCGCCAAATCCAGGACAGTGACTACGAAATAATTGTCGTCGATGAGAATAATCCATCGGTTTTGGCGGATAATGATTCACATTCCAGTGGACCACCATCCATTAAG AGCGTGGACTCGGATGTGGGCTCCCTGAACATGAACTCCACGGAAAACGAAGTGCCCGAGGTGGAGTCATCCAGCGAGATCCTAATCGATGATCACAAACCGAGTCACTCGAACGACGAAAGCTGGACGGATGTGAATCTCAACGAGGATGCCGCCGTTCAGGCGGCAAGTGCCGGAATAGTTGTGGGTTTGGTCGATAACGGAGGTAATGTTATAGCCGAAAAACATGATCCGTCGCATcacaaccaacaacaacagcagcagcaggcgggGATTATgggtcagcagcagcaacatggaTCACTTGGTCATTCGGAGCGGGGTGACAAACCCGATTCGGAGATTTCGGTGGTGCGAGTGCCTGATGGCTACGGTGGCGCTGGATCCAGTGGCGTGAATTCCGGACAAGGTCAGGGCGTTCCATCCAATCAGCGTCCTCGTCCCGAGGAGTTGCCCATGAAGGCGCCCGCCTTGGTGGCCCAGTTGCCGCTCACCACACCTTCGCGAGAGGCCAGTCTCACCCAGAAACTGGAAATCGCCTTGGGACCAGTGTGTCCGCTGCTCCGTGAAATCATGGTGGATTTTGCTCCGTTCCTTTCCAAAACCCTAGTCGGCTCCCATGGCCAGGAATTGCTGATGGAGGGCAAGGGTCTGACGACCTTCAAGAACTCGCATTCCGTGGTGGAGCTGGTAATGTTGCTTTGCTCCCAGGAGTGGCAAAACAGCCTGCAGAAGCACGCAGGATTGGCCTTCATAGAGCTAATCAATGAGGGTCGCCTGCTGTCGCATGCTATGAAGGATCACATTGTGCGAGTGGCCAATGAGGCGGAGTTCATCCTCAATAGAATGCGAGCGGACGATGTCCTCAAACATGCCGACTTTGAATCGCAATGTGCACAAACCCTTTTGGAGCGTAGAGAGGAGGAGCGAATGTGCGATCACTTGATAACCGCCGCACGTCGCAGGGACAATGTGATCGCCAGCCGCCTGCTAGAGAAGGTGCGAAACATCATGTGTAATCGCCACGGAGCCTGGGGCGATTCCAGCTCCACATCCAGTGGTGGCGCCATCGTTGGAGCGGTGCAAAAGAGTCCCTACTGGAAGCTGGATGCCTGGGAAGACGATGCCAGACGTCGGAAACGAATGGTGCAGAATCCGCGCGGATCTTCGCATCCACAGGCCACTCTAAAGGCGGCTTTGGAAAATGGAGGACCCGAAGATGCCATCCTGCAGACCCGCGACGAGTTCCACACCCAAATAGCCGTCTCGCGGTCTCATCCATCGGGTCAGCATAATGGTGAGCTACTGGACGATGCCGAGCTCTTGATTGAAGATCGAGAGTTGGATCTGGATCTCACGGGTCCCGTCAACATCAGCACCAAGGCGAGATTGATAGCCCCTGGACTGGTGGCACCCGGTACCGTCTCAATAACCAGCACTGAAATGTTCTTTGAGGTGGATGAAGAGCATCCCGAGTTCCAAAAGATCGATGGCGAAGTTCTAAAGTACTGCGACCATTTGCACGGCAAGTGGTACTTCTCCGAAGTGAGGGCCATCTTCTCGAGGCGTTATCTCCTGCAAAATGTGGCCCTCGAGATCTTTTTGGCCAGCCGTACGTCTATACTGTTTGCCTTTCCCGATCAGCATACAGTCAAGAAGGTAATCAAGGCCCTGCCCCGTGTGGGAGTGGGCATCAAGTATGGGATACCGCAAACGAGGAGAGCATCAATGATGTCGCCCCGCCAACTGATGCGCAATTCGAACATGACCCAAAAGTGGCAGCGTCGCGAGATTAGCAATTTTGAGTATCTAATGTTCCTGAACACGATTGCCGGCAGGACGTACAACGACCTAAATCAGTATCCCATCTTTCCGTGGGTGCTGACCAACTACGAGTCCAAGGATTTGGACCTCAGCCTGCCGTCGAACTACAGAGATCTGTCGAAACCGATTGGCGCACTAAATCCATCGCGCAGAGCCTATTTCGAGGAGCGTTATGAGAGCTGGGACAGTGACACAATACCGCCCTTCCACTATGGCACGCATTATTCCACGGCAGCATTTACGCTAAACTGGTTGGTGCGCGTAGAACCGTTTACCACCATGTTCCTGGCCCTGCAGGGCGGCAAGTTTGATTATCCGGACAGGCTGTTCAGCTCGGTGTCGTTGTCGTGGAAGAACTGCCAGCGTGATACGTCCGATGTGAAGGAACTGATACCAGAGTGGTATTTCCTGCCCGAAATGTTTTACAATTCATCGGGCTATCGGCTGGGTCATCGCGAGGATGGTGCCCTCGTGGATGACATCGAATTACCACCCTGGGCCAAGAGCCCCGAGGAATTCGTGCGCATCAACCGCATGGCACTGGAGTCGGAGTTCGTGTCCTGCCAGCTACACCAGTGGATCGATCTTATCTTTGGTTACAAGCAACGCGGTCCCGAGGCCATTAGGGCAACCAATGTGTTCTACTACTTGACATATGAGGGCAGCGTCGACTTGGATGGCGTCTTAGATCCGGTGATGCGCGAAGCGGTCGAGAATCAAATCCGCAACTTTGGCCAAACCCCCAGTCAACTGCTGATGGAACCACATCCGCCGCGCAGCTCTGCGATGCATCTATCGCCTATGATGTTCAGTGCGATGCCGGAGGATCTCTGCCAGATGCTCAAGTTCTATCAGAACTCACCAGTCATTCACATTTCGGCCAACACCTATCCGCAACTGTCGTTGCCATCGGTGGTCACGGTAACGGCGGGTCATCAGTTTGCGGTGAATCGATGGAACTGCAATTACACTGCCTCCGTCCAGAGTCCCAGCTACGCCGAATCGCCCCAATCGCCGGGATCCAATCAACCACTGACCATCGATCCGGTTCTGG CTGTTCATGgcaccaacaacaatagcaatgCGGCTAGCCGACGTCATTTGGGCGATAACTTTAGCCAGATGCTCAAGATACGCTCCAACTGCTTTGTTACCACAGTAGACAGTCGATTCCTAATCGCCTGCGGATTCTGGGACAACAGTTTCCGGGTTTTTGCCACCGAAACGG CGAAAATCGTGCAGATTGTATTCGGTCACTTTGGCGTGGTGACGTGCATGGCTCGTTCCGAGTGCAACATCACCTCAGACTGCTATATCGCCTCCGGATCGGCAGACTGCACGGTGCTCCTGTGGCACTGGAATGCCCGAACTCAGAGCATTGTGGGCGAGGGCGATGTGCCCACACCTCGGGCCACCTTGACGGGTCACGAACAGGCGGTGACATCGGTGGTGATTAGTGCCGAGTTGGGTCTAGTTGTCTCTGGATCATCAA ATGGACCCGTACTTATCCATACCACTTTTGGCGACCTACTGCGCTCGCTGGATCCACCCGCGGAGTTCCATTCCCCGGAACTGATAACCATGTCCCGCGAGGGCTTCATTGTCATCAACTACGATAAGGGCAATGTGGCCGCCTACACCATCAATGGCAAGAAACTGCGCCACGAGACGCACAACGACAATCTACAG TGCATGCTACTGTCGCGCGATGGTGAATACCTGATGACCGCCGGTGATCGCGGCATCGTGGAGGTGTGGCGCACCTTCAACCTAGCACCACTTTATGCCTTCCCCGCCTGCAACGCGGGCATTCGATCCTTGGCCCTCACCCACGATCAGAA ATACCTTCTGGCCGGACTTTCGACGGGCTCGATCATAGTATTCCACATCGACTTCAACCGCTGGCACCACGAGTACCAGCAGCGCTACTAA